In Paenibacillus larvae subsp. larvae, the following proteins share a genomic window:
- a CDS encoding tyrosine-type recombinase/integrase — translation MASIEKRGTNSWRLVVEVGYDSKGKRVKRTKTVRVEDQALIKTTKKLREFLETELHKFKIEVEAGEYIVPQKMTLDQFVQDEWIPKYASKTENLSPLTFRNYVSHFDTHISPSLGHKHLGDIKTLHVVTFIDDLGKPGARKDGKEGRLSNGTIQYIYRVLKNILERAKEWGLIKVNPIIGVKKPKVGRPEIHFYDEVEAQEVISALDKEPRTWRLFILGSMIGGFRRGELLALEWTDVDFDNMTLSINKSISLTVDGHAVEKEPKSKSSIRIVDMPEWYMDELKIHKHEWKKEKLFVGDKWRGGDKQYVFHAGFGKPLYHTYPTQWWGEFIKRHNLKRVRFHDLRHSSATLLIEAGASMKAIQERLGHSKHQTTADIYAHITKKVSRETAEKFDKFAPKNHVPNSSPTYN, via the coding sequence GTGGCATCCATTGAAAAACGCGGCACTAATTCATGGCGGCTTGTTGTAGAGGTAGGTTACGATTCAAAAGGTAAACGTGTAAAAAGAACTAAAACCGTAAGAGTAGAAGACCAAGCTTTAATAAAAACAACCAAAAAGTTACGGGAGTTTCTAGAAACGGAGTTGCACAAGTTTAAAATTGAAGTTGAAGCTGGGGAGTACATTGTTCCACAAAAAATGACCTTAGATCAATTCGTTCAGGATGAATGGATTCCAAAATATGCATCAAAAACAGAAAACTTATCTCCTTTGACGTTTAGAAATTATGTATCACATTTTGATACTCACATTAGCCCATCTTTGGGTCATAAACATCTTGGAGATATAAAAACACTGCACGTTGTAACCTTTATTGATGATCTCGGTAAACCCGGGGCGCGTAAAGACGGGAAAGAAGGAAGGTTATCTAACGGGACTATTCAGTATATTTATCGTGTTCTGAAAAACATTCTGGAACGGGCGAAGGAATGGGGACTGATTAAAGTGAATCCAATTATAGGGGTGAAGAAACCTAAAGTAGGGCGACCGGAAATTCACTTTTATGATGAGGTTGAGGCACAGGAAGTAATCTCCGCGTTGGACAAAGAACCAAGAACATGGAGACTTTTCATTTTAGGGTCAATGATTGGTGGTTTCCGCCGAGGAGAATTATTGGCATTGGAGTGGACAGATGTCGATTTCGATAATATGACATTATCAATAAACAAGAGTATATCCTTGACGGTAGATGGACATGCGGTCGAAAAGGAACCTAAGTCTAAAAGTTCTATACGCATAGTTGATATGCCTGAATGGTATATGGATGAACTAAAAATACACAAGCATGAATGGAAAAAAGAAAAATTGTTCGTGGGCGACAAATGGCGTGGAGGTGACAAACAGTATGTATTTCACGCTGGATTCGGAAAACCTCTTTACCATACCTATCCTACTCAATGGTGGGGTGAATTTATCAAGCGACATAATTTGAAGCGTGTGCGATTCCATGACCTACGGCATTCCAGTGCCACCTTACTTATTGAGGCTGGAGCTTCGATGAAAGCCATACAAGAACGTTTAGGTCATTCTAAGCACCAGACAACTGCCGATATATACGCCCACATCACAAAGAAAGTCAGTCGAGAGACAGCAGAGAAGTTCGATAAATTCGCTCCTAAAAACCACGTCCCCAATTCGTCCCCAACCTATAATTAG
- a CDS encoding helix-turn-helix domain-containing protein — MKIGDRIKNIRKALRYTQKEVAENAGISRMYLSDVEKNRYNPSLSVIEKIAEAMGISVDRLTGDSVSALIAERLGTMNMTYNELAKRTGTTIRYLEGIDDIKPDEGDYEVVGKIADVIGLNPGVLRAALARQEPPFPNYDEPSTTIEKDSKNIDFEVNIGANFDETCDTEKLKKEAGVIGQADEALKSIGTTVFDMVLESLEEEDVLKLAARTIGYTGTLTKEQIEQIKIAMKIILAKNDR, encoded by the coding sequence ATGAAAATCGGAGATAGGATAAAAAACATCAGAAAGGCATTGAGGTATACACAAAAGGAGGTAGCTGAGAACGCTGGTATTTCAAGGATGTATTTATCGGATGTGGAAAAAAATCGCTATAACCCTTCTCTTTCTGTTATTGAAAAGATTGCAGAAGCTATGGGTATTTCCGTGGATAGGTTAACAGGTGATTCAGTTAGTGCATTGATAGCTGAGCGGTTGGGGACCATGAACATGACTTATAACGAATTAGCGAAGAGAACAGGAACTACAATACGGTATTTGGAGGGGATAGATGATATTAAACCAGATGAAGGCGACTATGAAGTCGTTGGCAAAATCGCGGATGTCATCGGTCTTAATCCAGGAGTGTTAAGAGCAGCACTTGCCAGGCAAGAACCTCCTTTCCCTAATTATGACGAACCAAGTACTACGATAGAAAAGGATTCTAAGAATATCGATTTTGAGGTTAATATTGGAGCCAATTTTGACGAAACGTGTGATACAGAAAAACTAAAAAAAGAAGCTGGGGTCATTGGACAAGCTGACGAAGCTCTTAAATCCATAGGAACTACCGTTTTTGACATGGTTTTGGAGAGCTTAGAAGAAGAGGACGTACTAAAATTAGCTGCACGTACAATTGGATATACTGGCACCTTAACAAAAGAACAAATAGAACAAATAAAAATTGCAATGAAAATAATCCTCGCTAAAAACGATAGATAG